AAAACACAAAACTGACCtcagatcagtgtctaggggctACTTCATCTTTCTCCAACCTATCCAATCCTGTCTGGGCCTAGTTACAGGCCCAAAACTCAAATCTGACCTCAGATCAGTGTCTGGGGGCTACTTCATCTTTCTCCATAAAGAGAAATAGCTCCTTTTCATGTCTTTTAGAGAAAGCACTCTATCTAGCTGTGAATTGTGAAATCTGTTGATGAAATTACCTCTACcatataattatatatttttttacttatcaACAGTAGTTGATAGtaataatacagtacaatacaatacattatttatacGTCTATTTTTCATACACTTCCCTCAAAGAATGTAGACGTATTGCAGCTTTGTGACCGCTCTCCCCTGTGAGTAAAGATGTGCGCGTcaagactgactgatctacaaatcaccttgcatcataaatatCTGCTCAATGTCATCTGTAGATCAGTCAatcagtcacaatttacccatgtGACAACACGGTTTAGATTCTCTGGAACACGGCCAATGTCTATGGTTTAAAACTGGTAAACGAAACCGGAACTAAAAGATGCAAAAGCTGcacttaagaatgggaagcatagaaatagcatacATAGAACATATCttctgcttcttagacttgcatTCAATAAGAATGGCAGATCTATAAAAAAAATTACATATTGCATTCCATTGTTTCAATAGGAAGGAAATGTTAGTCTGACCtcagatcagtgtctaggggaTTCTTTATCTTTCTCCAACCTATACAATCCTGTCAGGACCCCCTTTGTAGGACTAACACACCAAGGCTGACCtcagatcagtgtctaggggctTCTTTATCTTTCTCCAACCTATACAATCCTGTCAGGACCCCCTTTATAGGACTAACACACCAAGGCTGACCtcagatcagtgtctaggggctTTTTATCTTTCTCCAACCTATACAATCCTGTCAGGACGCCCTTCATAGGACTAACACACCAAGGCTGACCTCAGATCAGGGGCTACTTCATCTTTCTCCATTAATAGAAATATCTCCTTATCAGTCTTTTTAGTGAAAGCTCTCCACCTAGCAGTGATGTGTGAAATACGTTGAATAAATAATCTGTGCCATTTACTTAATTATACTTATTCACAATAGTTaaaatacagtaaaatacagtaaaatacagaACAATATAGTATTTAGGAGGTTATTTTTCATACACTTCCCTTAAAGAACATAGATCTATTTCACCTTGGTGACTGTTTCCCCTGTGAGTAAAGAGGGGTGTGTCTTTCTCTTGGCAGTGCGGACcaatgaggtggaggagagggagcgcTACAGATACCAGTGGAGGAAGGAGGACAGGCAGAGAATCGTCGGCGACAGATTGGAGCTTTTCGCCATAGTGATGGGGTTGTTGATGGGCGTTCTGACAGGTGGTTTTGGAGGTGTTGTCATGGGAGGGTTGACAGGGGCGGTGATATGGTTTACAACAGGACTGGTTAGGAACTGGTGGAGCCCCTGATTCACTGGGAGACACCATGTGTCGGCTATGGATCTACTTTTATAAAGACATTTGGAGGATAAAAACATTTGAATGTGTGTAGATGGAAGGACTTTTACTCATGAAGGGATGATCATGGATCATGTATCTTGATGCAATTATCAACCTGTAAAATCTTTAACAATTATGAATCATTTGGAAGTGAATAAAAGCCCAATAAAGAGATAATGAAACAGAGAATATACTGATTATTTTTAAAGAGAGATGAAACCCTCATATTCATCCCCAGTGTTGACCTACAGTACTTCTGCGAAGTCAGTCCTGATAGGGGTCTGAACCTGGTACTCATGAAGGGATTAAACGTGAGATTCATACAGAAATATCTTTCCCTGATTTCATCTGACCAAGTATTCAGATATCGTGTGACAGGAGTTATGACCGGGCCAATGAAAGACCTTCATCCTACCCTGTAAAATCCTTACAAATAATCAACAAGAACCAATGACTAGATCACCATATATACATTATCAAATCAttgtttatgtaaaaaaaaaacatagaacCCCGATCCAGTGACTCACAACCCAACACATTCTGGCTAAGATCACGTCCCGTATCCAggaagcatctcagagtaggagttctgatctaggatctgtccatatattCATTATGATCGAAAAGTCCGATCTGTCATGGAATCAGTAAACCCTGTACTCATGTTAACACAAATATTTAGCCTAGATTTGGTCATTTAAATGATATTTATGATTGTGCTTCTGCTGTTCTTACATGtaattcatttagcagactctcttatccagagtgaacCACAGGAGCAATTAGGTTAAGTGTCTTGCCCAAGAGCATTTTGACAGATGTTTCAGCGagttggctcagggattcaaaccagcgacctctGGGTTATTGGCCCAACATTCTAGTCTACCTGCCGTGAAAGAGGCCTCCACTAAAGTCTTAGAACTGACTGTATAAAATGTAATGTCATTTTACAGGCCTGGCAGATGATGttgaaaatacatttcaaatagtCTGTTTTTCAGTAGTGATGAAGCGTGTTCAGTTATAAGAGTTGAATGGTGCCCCCTGCTGTATGTTGATGGGATTACATGAACTTTGAACCCAGTCCCCAACCTTCCTTCAATTCTACTGTTTTACTTTGAAATGCTGTATCCACCAGTGTTATTTCATGATGATTTCCACCATATTGTTGATTTATCTGAACACACTCTGATGACTACAATCATCTTCAAGGCCAAATGTATTTTAATATAGTTTTTGTCCTCAACCCTGCTGTGTTTATATTCATGTATATTCATGTCATTTACTGTCTACATGATGTTTAAGGCAAATAAAACCATGATGGAAATCATTATGAGTTATTGACTCATGATATTAATCCGCAAGGTGTAATCTTGGATTCAAATGGTAAAACAAGTAGTTACTCTGCCACTGCTGAGGAATGGGCCTGTAGAATGGGCCTGTAGAATGGGCTGTAGAATGGGCCTGTAGAATGGGCCTGTAGAATGGCTGTAGAATGGGCCTGTAGAATGGGCCTGTAGAATGGGCCTGGGCCTAGAATGGGCCTGTAGAATGGGCCTGTAGAATGGGCCTGTAGAATGGGCCTGTAGAATGGGCCTGTAGAATGGGCCTGTAGAATGGGCCTGTAGAATGGGCCTGTAGAATGGGCCTGTAGAATGGGACTGTAGAATGGGCCTGTAGAATGGGCCTGTAGAATGGGCCTGTAGAATGGGCCTGTAGAATGGGCCTGTAGAATGGGCCTGTAGAATGGGCCTGTAGAATGGGCCTGTAGAATGGGCTGTAGAATGGGCCTGTAGAATGGACACAAATTCATAAACAGAGCTATGGGCACAAGGACTGACCATGatttaaaatgtacagttttaaATGTTTTGCTCATTTTAAACAAACACGCTATAGTGTTTGTTAACAATGGGCCTTTGAACTAAACTCATGGGGAGAATTCTAAGATCATTTGTTCAgtgaactaaaatcacctgttcaaaatggGCAACTTAACATCAAtatattaccatttcaaaatgacacaacttaacatcaatatattaccatttcaaaatgacacaacttaacatcaatgtattaccatttcaaaatgacacaacttaacatcaatatattaccatttcaaaatgacacaacttaacatcaatatattaccatttcaaaatgacacaacttaacatcaatatattaccatttcaaaatgacacaactttAACATCAATATATTGCTCATTTTaaaatgacacaacttaacatcaatatattaccatttcaaaatgatTATTTGAACTAAACATCAAtatattaccatttcaaaatgatcacaacttaacatcaataaaataccatttcaaaatgacacaacttaacatcaatatattaccatttcaaaatgacacaacttaacatcaatgtattaccatttcaaaatgacacaacttaacatcaatatattaccatttcaaaatgacacaacttaacatcaatatattaccatttcaaaatgacacaacttaacatcaatatattaccatttcaaaatgtaattcacacattacatctgagatgactgtctatttatttcattacaatgatctaactatcaattgatacaactgctcaaaatgataGGTAACTGTTGCATTACTCTTAGTTAATGCATAGCTTTATGGAAACTGACAAACAATATTCAATGTTTAGATCATGAATgtttcaggataacgagatccattaacaccaattaccgtggaacatgaaccaaCTGGACGACATCACCTATGGATGTAATATTTaatcatcattctttatcagacactgtttctatggtcccatgtaccacttttccagaccatgttttcagatttgacattactgtaccctcaccggccactttattaggtacacctatctagtACTGGTTAGGACCCCCTTTtgtctccagaacagcctgaattattcacggtgttgtacgttaagagatgcccttctgcacaccactgttttaaacagctgttatttgagcatttgtggcctttctgtcagcttgaatgagtctggacgttctcatctgacctctctcattaacaaggtgtttttcccacagaactgccgctcactgaatgtgttttgtttatcacaccattctctgtaaactctagaaactgtagtgcgtaaaaatcccaggaggacagctgtttctgagatgctagaaccaccatgtgtggcatcaacaatcataccacggtcaaagttgcttagattacgCATGTTGCCCGTTCTAATGTTAGGTCGAACAACAActaaagctctctactctatatactctatatattgagttgcaggcagccacatgattcgctgttggaatgtaaccttccttgatgagctaaatcaggtctgtagagctgatggcgtgacctatgtcattgtgtgggataatgtcaggttccaccataCTCAAATGGAGCAAGCCtggtttcaggcccatccacACTTCACCACCCTGTACTGACCCCCGTACTCTCCTTTCTTAAAACCCGATTGAGGAATATTTCTCCAtatggaggtggaaggtatatgataggcgcTCACGAACAAGcccccttctccaggccatggatgacgcatgcaatgacatcagggcagaccagtgtcaggcctggattcgcctgaagattcttcccaagatgtttggcttaatgaaaacatccattgtgatgtggatgagaacctgtggccaaatccacaaAACAGGGTTGAGggaaatatagaagtacagtaatcaatccTTTGTTCTGGTTGTTACAGtaagactggtgaggaacactgcagtgatgtttttcagtaagccaggtgaggaacactgcagtgatgttttacagtaagccaggtgaggaacactgcagtgatgttttacagtaagccaggcgAGGAACACTGCTGTGATGTTTTAAAGTAagacaggtgaggaacactgcggtgatgttttacagtaagacaggtgaggaacactgcggtgatgttttacagtaagacaggtgaggaacactgcagtgatgttttacagtaagacaggtgaggaacactgcagtgatgttttacagtaagacaggtgaggaacactgcagtgatgttttacagtaagacaggtgaggaacactacagtgatgttttacagtaagacaggtgaggaacactgcagtgatattTTACAGTAAGACAGGTGAGGAACagtgcagtgatgttttacagtagttcCTGTCTTCTTTTGAAGCTAATTATTTTTcctttgattcaaagaaacctatgttgtgattttattgtatttcatcaataaatgtaatattttgttCAATGactccactgtgtctgtagtattctctctacctgtcccttttacagtgatgtatttacgtgtagtagcataatgaaacacgtatcacatattttgtactacaatacTTAATGATTTATACAATCAACTTCACCgtgaaactatcggtatcttgtgtgtggctgatctaaatgaatgttccTGTGGTATTTCATGATGCATtagttatttgaaccaatgattctgcaagtgcaaggtttctttaaagatatgaatgcacaaCGCAAggttttgaacattggacagcctgtgttaGAAGTAATGaccgttttgagttttgtgtctagagttttgaaacatGACCACAAGGTtttgaaattagtgccaaagtgatagTTAAAAACTGTAACCTTTGGACAGTCACAAAATGTTTTAATGATATAACTTTCCCTTTTTCCTACTATCTCCATCATACACTACTGTTCCAACGTCATCATGGGTCGAAGAAATGAATGTGTCACTTGTATTGATAGCTGCCTTTCAttgattgattgtgtgtgtgtgtaagtttgtTTGTATGCAAGTgtgggtttttgtgtgtgtgtgtgtatgtatgggtgGGTAcatgtacatgtatgtgtgtgtgggtgggtgtatgtATCATTGTaggtatgtgcgtgcgtgcgtgcgtgcgtgtgtgtgtgcgtgtgtgtgtgtgtgtgtgtgtgtgtgtgtgtgtgtgtgtgtgtgtgtgtgtgtgtgtgtgtgtgtgtggatgtatgtatgggggggtgtgggtgtgtgtatttatgggggggggtgtgtgcgtggtcagagtgagctgttctctcattgtGTGTCTgggagtagctagcaagctagccaacgttagccagttagcttgggtgcttgactgctgttgttaggtcagAATGCTCAAAACAACACTACTCCTCGGCCAGATCGTCTGAACGCTCCGAAAGCTTaacactctgaatttatgaagggacaatctgacaacactctgagTTTATGAATGCCCAGAAAACActggcactccagattaaatTTACGAACACAACCGTAGTTTAAACCagtctttagtcttgaaatctttggttgttttgtacatggcctcacatatgaatccttaaagagatgtgtGGGGTTAAAGTTTAatagggtgtgaacgatgctgaatgggtgtagacaaagaggagCTTTCCAGTTTGtgcaccaaaacattcaagggccattttctcaaaagtgatttTACAAGTTTATCAAATTTCAAAGCAGGTTTACTTTCCCATTGTCCCTAAAATGCAGTTTATGATATAGCATTTTCcagctctgagtctctacctttatccaatgtaaaaaataatttcattttttttttaaataagaccGTATCGAACCGGTCGGTCAAATATCTCTAATATTTTTGTTTTATGTACCAATCCCAGACTGCCCCTTTAACCCCAGATTAACACTAAGGTCACCACAAAGCACAGATAATTCATCAGGGCCATCACTGCTGTGTGCTGACTTCACCCAATTAGACACTGGCATGGCAGGAATGTATGTAAAACTGTACTCTGCCCTCCTTCAGGTACAGGTCGCTATAGTTACAGGAAAAACACCTAATCTGCATAactcctcctcttcttttctAGTCTGTGATTTCCCAGAATCGCTGTTGTGCTGTCATAGAGGGAGATGTGAGATGCTAAACAGCAACACCTTTGTGTATAGTTTATAACACATCTATTACCTCAGCAGTCCAAGACTGGTAATAATCAGATTCTACAGCGGAACTTGCTAGACTTTTTTCAGCTATTTTCATCTGACCACATCTGACCGCAGCAAAGGTAAGAGTTTGGTGTTAGTTTGTACTTCACTTAAATGTTGCCTGTGAATAAACAAAAACCCTCTATAGAGGTTATGCTTTACAattgacctgttcatacctgtcacATTGACCTGTTTATACCTGTCACATTGCCTTAGAGTATTGTAGTGTTATATTATAGTATTGCATTGTAAACGTCTACTGATCAATCAGGAGGTTTGATTACATAACTTGGTTTATGTCCTTTGACAAACTGGTCCCACAACAGATTCCACCAACATGAGGATAGTTCTGCTGGGTACGCCTGGAGCAGGGAAGAGTGCGACAGGAAACACCATCCTGGGGAGAGAGGTGTTTAGAGAGGAGACTGGATCAGGGAAGAGTGTGATgggggaaagagaggtggaggggaggagcaTCACTGTGATTGACACTCCTGGTATTTACAGCACAACACTGACTGAAGAACAACTGTATGAGGAAATGAAagcctgcatctctctctcttctccaggccCTCATGTGTTTCTTCTGGTTATCAGGCTGGAGAGATTCACAGAAGAAGACAGGAATGCTTTGTCATGGATCCAGGAAAACTTTGGTGAGGAGGCCTTGAGTTACACCATGGTGTTATTCACCGGAAGAGAGAAACTAACCAGGAAGCAATGGGAGGACTTTGAGAGGACTGAAACAACTAAACAACCAattagtgtgtgtgggggatggtATTATGCTCTCAACAGTAAGCCAGAGGTCTACACCACTCAGGTCACAGAGCTGCTGAGGAAGATagaagagatggtggagaggaatggaggaaggcACTACCTAGAGGAGAGGTaccaggagagggagaagagaaaggaggagatgactgagagggagagggaattagggaggagagaggaagtggtggagaggatggaggaggagttaaggAATGcacagagacaggaggagaagagacaggaggaggagaagaagcaAATAcaagagatgaagagacaggaggaggagcagaagaaacaggaggagaagaagagacaggaggaggagcagaggagacaggaggcgaagaagagacaggaggaggagcagaagaaacaggaggaggagcagaagagacagaaggaggagcagaagagacagaaggaggagaagaggcagaagagacaggaggaggagaggaagagacaggaggaggagcggaagagactggaggaggagcagaagaaacaggaggagaagaagagacaggaggaggagcagaggagacaggaggcgaagaagagacaggaggaggagcagaagaaacaggaggaggagcagaagagacagaaggaggagaagaagagacagaagagacaggaggaggagcggaagagactggaggagaggaagagacaggaggaagagcggaagagactgaggaggagcagaagagacAAGTGGAGGGAGAACTCTTGTTATTAGCAACTGTTACAGGTGGGTTAACATTACTAGCTGCAGCGCGTTTTTGGGCCAAACAATAGAAGATTGAATGTTGATGAAGATGTTGGCTTGAATGCTGAATGCTGATTGAATATTTCATCTCCTGACCACATTAGTGACACCTACTAATGAAATGTTTTGTTCCCATCAATTAGTTATGCATGTAGAATTATATTCAGGTTCAGATGTTATGTAAATATGATTGACATGTAAAGGTGTTGGTATTTAAGGTATTGTAATATGAGGGTGAAATGTAGCATCTGGTTCAGTTAGGATTCTGTCACGACGTGGGCCCTTTTGGgtgtatgtctcagttgttgaatcttgttatgttcatacaacatttacacatgttaacttaagtttgctgaaaataaacgaagttgacagtgagaggatgtttcttttttgctgagtttataactgTATCTCTGAAATGTACACTCCTCAGTTATTCGTTTTCTACCTGATTGTTGTATAAAATTAATTAAGCAAGCAAACATAACACTTTACATTCAAGGCATGTTGTTaatttctttgacacattttttgcagttttactttagtgccttaggTCAGTACCATGGAGTAACTAGAATGTTGTTGACCCATCATGAGTTTTCCCCCATCACAGccatttccttcctctccggcaactggaGTCATTTAAGGACGCCTCTGTAttttgtagtgactgtgtgtattggaaGTGGAATAAAGCCCAATAAAGAGACAAGAAACAGAGAATATACTGATTATTTTTAAAGAGAGATGAAACCCTCATATTCATCCCCAGTGTTGACCTACAGTACTTCT
The genomic region above belongs to Oncorhynchus masou masou isolate Uvic2021 unplaced genomic scaffold, UVic_Omas_1.1 unplaced_scaffold_8578, whole genome shotgun sequence and contains:
- the LOC135537856 gene encoding golgin subfamily A member 6-like protein 26; the protein is MRIVLLGTPGAGKSATGNTILGREVFREETGSGKSVMGEREVEGRSITVIDTPGIYSTTLTEEQLYEEMKACISLSSPGPHVFLLVIRLERFTEEDRNALSWIQENFGEEALSYTMVLFTGREKLTRKQWEDFERTETTKQPISVCGGWYYALNSKPEVYTTQVTELLRKIEEMVERNGGRHYLEERYQEREKRKEEMTERERELGRREEVVERMEEELRNAQRQEEKRQEEEKKQIQEMKRQEEEQKKQEEKKRQEEEQRRQEAKKRQEEEQKKQEEEQKRQKEEQKRQKEEKRQKRQEEERKRQEEERKRLEEEQKKQEEKKRQEEEQRRQEAKKRQEEEQKKQEEEQKRQKEEKKRQKRQEEERKRLEERKRQEEERKRLRRSRRDKWRENSCY